A portion of the Sandaracinaceae bacterium genome contains these proteins:
- a CDS encoding SMI1/KNR4 family protein has protein sequence MSMQYHQPSMHTELQRLLALIETRDRALRGLTSAPEDPRDDAVISRLGEPASHEAIARLESVHGALPAAYRAFLTLHDGWQGFPTSRTARLFSCDEFASDEGEEFAAQFRSWRGNKTNREVQTAFVIGGGPGIAYVLLARPTTRKGALGTRPETVRTYSEKPLSQGDARDFVAFLERTAHLLNVWYQKALESSPAITGEQAWALVDEAIVLFNDADDNGERVDESASALRALRTRLDTTSASQQRALLTRMQRELYPGGPYTRARRVGDGVELFEHAAARWVRVKA, from the coding sequence CTCGCGACCGTGCACTGCGCGGTCTCACCAGCGCGCCGGAGGATCCTCGCGACGACGCCGTCATCTCGCGGCTCGGTGAGCCGGCTTCGCACGAGGCAATCGCGCGCCTCGAGTCCGTGCACGGCGCGCTTCCCGCGGCCTACAGAGCATTCCTCACGCTGCACGATGGCTGGCAGGGTTTCCCCACATCACGGACTGCGCGGTTGTTCTCGTGCGATGAGTTTGCGTCCGACGAAGGTGAGGAGTTCGCAGCGCAGTTTCGTTCTTGGCGCGGTAACAAGACCAATCGAGAAGTCCAGACGGCGTTCGTGATCGGCGGTGGTCCTGGCATTGCGTACGTGCTGCTTGCGCGACCGACGACACGAAAGGGTGCGTTGGGCACGCGACCCGAGACCGTGCGCACCTACTCGGAGAAGCCGTTGTCGCAAGGCGATGCGCGAGACTTCGTGGCGTTTCTCGAACGCACCGCGCATCTGTTGAACGTCTGGTACCAGAAAGCGTTGGAGTCCTCGCCGGCGATCACGGGAGAGCAGGCGTGGGCGCTGGTCGACGAAGCCATCGTGCTGTTCAACGATGCCGACGACAACGGCGAGCGTGTCGATGAGAGCGCCTCTGCGCTGCGTGCGCTGAGAACCCGACTCGACACAACGAGCGCTTCGCAACAGCGCGCGCTGCTCACGCGCATGCAACGTGAGCTGTACCCCGGTGGTCCGTACACGAGAGCACGTCGCGTGGGCGATGGCGTCGAGTTGTTCGAGCACGCCGCAGCGCGATGGGTTCGTGTGAAGGCGTGA